Genomic window (Candidatus Bathyarchaeota archaeon):
TTAGATTTAAAACTTGACCTGTTCACAAAACAAGTGCTTGCAGTAGTTCGCAGCGAGAGTTTTGAGGACGTCGCCGAGGGCTTTCCCATTCCAGAATTCACCTTCACCACCAAGAAAAGCATGGCAAAAGAGGTTGCACAGCCTGCGGTGACGGTTGCTCCTGAACCGTTGCCTTTGGTTGCAAAGCAAGCGCCGCCGCCAGCCAGCGATGCCGCTTTGGGTGTTGCTAACGAGTTTAGTCCTGAGCAGCGTAAACTGCTAAGTTTCTCAGTTAGAGACGATTGCGTAGTTATCAAGCCAATGCAGTTTCTCAAGGCAGAATGGGAAGACATCAACGAAGTTGTCAAAAGCATAGGCGGCAGATGGGTAAAAGGCGACATCGTCAGCTACTGGGAAGTGTCGATTTAGCGTTTTCTTCCCTTAAGGAATCGGTTACCGTAAGAAAAATTCATAAGCAAAGACAACAAATTGGTGGTTGGAGTAGCGCTAATGAAGTGGCTCATTGAGGCGCATTTGGAGTTAATCGTGATATAGCATGGTCGGCAAGTCGCCTACACGAAGGAAAACATTTGTGGCAAGAGAAGACTTGCTGAACCGTCTGGGCGAAGTCGCAAAAGAACGCGGCAGCAGCCTCTACGAGTTGGTCAATGAAACCTTTGAATTAGTCATTACTTCTCAAAACTTAGGTTTAAACCTAAAGAAGATTGTGGATTCACGCAAACGTCTGGAAGATGCACGTGCACTAGGCTTCATTCTTGGGTTAGAAAGTCTCTGGTACGAAATGGCTGACTTAGCTTACGAGAAAGGCAAACGCCAAGCCCTCAAAAGCTGGTTTGATGCTGGCGTCTGGTTTGCCACGCGCTACGTTACAGGTAATGGTGATTCTCCTCTCTTAGCGTTTAAAAATGACTTAGCTGGGTTAACATGGAACGTGCCAGAGTTTGTTTTGGAGGATAATTATGATAGAGTGTCGGTTCGCGTCACTAGCCCAAGGTTTACTGAGTCTTACACGATTCTGTTTTCGGCTTTTTTGGAAGGTGCCATGAAAGCGTTTGGTTACAAGATAGATTCTAGGGATGTTTCAAGAGGGGTGATTCGTTTGGAGGCATTAAAGGAGGAAGTTCATGGTTCAACGTAAGGATAAGAAGCTAGTTTATGTTCCTTTTGACCTCCTTGAGGAGGTTGCGAAATCCTCGCGCAGCAGGGGCGTAACGATTAGCAGATTTATTGAGGAATCACTGGAGCAGTCCGTTAGGGTTACTTCTGCTGGTTATGACCTTCATCAGTTGGGCGAGTTCTTTGAAGTTATCTATGCACAGAGGGTTTTAGGCGGCGCTTTTGTGCCTTTAGACGTGCTTACGTTTTTGACTAATGAGGTTTGCAAATCTGGCAAAGAACAGTTGGAGAAGGTGTGGTTTGAGAGCGGCAAGTGGCATGGCAAGTACCTAAAAGAGCGGTTTGCTGACCCAGTTTTGGCGCTTAAGAGTTTTCTTGAGGCAAGCCGTTGGGATTTGAGCGAAGTTGAGGTCCGAAAAGACGGTGCTAAGGCAAGGGTGAGGTGTGTTTCCACTGTGCTCAAAGAGGATGCGACGCAGGCGCTTGCACGGTTTGTTGAAGGCGTCATGAACGGTATTGGTTATCAGACTGAGAAAAGTGAAGTCTTAAAGGGCATGTTGATTATTGATTTTAAGCTCTAATTTTCTGTCGAACAGGTCGACAGTTTGGAGCTTTTTGAGCAGTTTTCTTGAAAAAAGAAGCTTATTTTGGGCTTTAAATGTGTACTGACCCTTACACGTGTAATGAAACGTGTACACATCACTTGTTGGGCTAGGGCTTGTTTACAGTAGATATAAGTACTAAGTCGACTATAGTTCAAGCGCTAAAAAGCAAATAATAAAGTAAATGAAAAATTCGATAAAATACGAGGAAATTAAAAATGAATACCCTAACAACCCAAAACAAGAAAAAACTTTTCGCAACATTAACCCTGACAATTCTAGTACTATCAGCAGTTCTGGCAGCAATTCCACTAGCAAGCGCAGCTCCAGGAATAACAACACCAGCGTCAGGTGATCCTTTTAACGTTGGTGACGAAGTTACAGTTTCAGGCGGTGGCGCAGCTCCTGGTACCTATGTCGAGGTTTTCTGGGAGAATACTAACCCAGCGAATCTGTTGGCTGCAGATTATGCCGATGGAGCTGGTGATTACGAAATTGATGTGACAATCCCGCTTGCTCCCGCAGGCACTCACTACCTAATTGTTAGAGACCCAACTGGTACGGCATCCGTAGACATCGAAGTTGAACCAAAGATAACATTGAGTCCAACGACAGGCATCCCTGGTGATGTAGTCACTGTTACAGGTACTGGCTTCTCAGGCTCAGCTACCCTTGCAAACAGAGTCATAACAATCACCTTTGATGGCGACACAATGACTCTCACTCCAAGCCCCACAAGAAGTAACACATCCGGTTATTTCACATGCACTTTTGAGGTCCCTGACCTCGCTTATGGTACATATGATGTAATCGCAGATGACGCTGACGCAGCTGTAGACCCTGCAGACGCCGCTCCATTTACAATCGGCGCTACCATAGCGCTATCACCAACCTCAGGTCCAGCAGGAGCAGTTGTTACAGTCTCTGGTAGAGGCTTCACTAAAGTAGCAGGCACTGGACTGACATTCACAATAGGTGCAACTCCAGTTGTTGAAGTTACTCCCATAGTAACTTTGGCAGACGGAACATTCACCGGGTCAATCATCATTCCATCACTTACTGCTGGCCCACAAACTGTTTCAGCAAATGACGGTACATATACCGCCACAGCTACCTACACAATATCTACTGGAGCAGTAACAACAATTACTTTAACTCCAACCACTGGTCCACAAGGCTTCACAGTTACAATTAGTGGTGTACGCTTTACCGCAATTGCAGGCGAGGTCGTAACAGTAACATTCGGCGCAATTACAGTTGGATCATTCGTGACTACCGCTTCAGGCTCTTTCTCTGGAACATTTGTGGTTCCAAACCTGCCGACAGGTTCATACACAGTAACAGCCACTGACGAGAATGCACTAGTAGCTACTAAGCCTTTCACAGTAACAAACATCTTCGTTGGATTAACACCTAGCTCAGGTCCAACAGGCACAGTAGTTACAGTTGCAGCTTATGGATTCACCGCTGGTCATCCCGCTAGAATATCGATCTCAAACATAAACTTCACCGGCTTCACAACCACAGACTTGCTTGCAGGTACAGTAACATTCATTATTCCACAAGTAACCGCAGGCGCAAAGACAGTAACAATCACAGACCTCACTAGTAGCGAATACACTACAGCAACCTTTACCGTAACAGCAGCAGCAACAGCAACTCTCAGCCCAGCAGCGCAAGCAAAAGGATACGACGTAGTCTTGACAATCACAAACTTCCCAGCTGGCGCAGACTTTACAGCAACGCTCAGCGGAGCAAACAGTTTCGAAGAATTAATCTTCGATGATACAACTAATTCCACTGGAGCTTTCGTGGACACATTCACCGTTGATACTGCATGGGCTATAGGCTCCTACACAATGACAATAGTCACAGACGATTCAACCTTCACACTCACATTGCCCTTCGCAATCGTAACACCAGTCATAAACATTAACACAGCAGCAACAACATACAACCAAGGCGACACACTCTCCTTCATTGCAACAAGCAATCTGGTAATCACAGGCACTGTTACAATATATGACCCAAGCGCACGCCCCTACGATATATTGGTCATCGCGATTACTACACCATACGGAATCAACTTCATATGTCCTCAACGCTTAACACAATCACCACTATCAAGTGATGCTGAAATCGGCAACTGGACATGGGAAGCAAACTTCGGCGATGTTACAGCTAACGGCGTATTCGAAGTCGAACCAAAGCCATTACCAGAACAAGGTCCACAAGGTGAAACAGGTCCAGCCGGTCCAGCCGGTCCAGCAGGTGCTACAGGTCCAGCCGGTCCAGCAGGTGCTACAGGTCCAGCCGGTCCACAAGGTCCAGCAGGCGCTACAGGTGCACAAGGTCCAAAAGGTGACACTGGTGCAACTGGTGCACAAGGTCCAGCCGGTCCAGCAGGCGCAGACGGTAAAGACGCAGAATTTGTGGGTGGTCCATCAATGCCAGTTGCTTCACTAGCATTGGCAGTTGTTGCACTCATAATTGGTCTGTTAGCAGCATTTGTTGCTTTCACTCTCCGCAAAAAAATAGCAGTCTAAAAAACCAAAACAACTTCCCTTCCTTTTTTATTTTTTGTAAACTAAAAATCTTTTCTTTAGGTAACTCCCAAAAACCACAGACTCATTACTCCTAAAAACTCGAAAAACAATCCCTATTTTGCAAGGCAACCAAACATATTTGAATCCTAGCAGTCAACCTACGCAGAAAACCTATAGAAGAGTCTGTTTTTTCGAGTATATTTGTATCCTGATAGTTTCTATGTCAAAACCTCAACGGGTAGGTTTAGCTGTTTTTTAAAGCTAACCCTTCGTTATCTTTTTTGAAGTACAATTATCTTGTCGCTTTCAAGATTTAGGAAGTCTTTGTCTTTGGTTATGAGAGTCTGATTGCTTGTCGCTGCAATTCCAGCAATCATAATGCCTAACTCGTTTATCAGTGTACCCCTTTCCTTGAGTTTCTTGTATATTTTGACTGTCTCATCTAAAGCATCGGTTCCAAAATCAAGAATTACAAACCTGTTTAAGAGGTCTGTGATGTAGTTGATGTACGATTCTGGGGCGCCCCTGAGCATTTCATATTGAGTAATTATCGTAGTTGAGACTCGCTCTTTTTCTTGATACGACGCTATGAGGTCTAGGGCATATTTTTTCTTTCGTGATACATCAACCATTACTGAAGTGTCCAATATGACCATGGGGGCTCACGCAAAAGAAGCAGATTTTCGGGCGGATGCACTCTTTCGACCTTTTTCAGATGTAGCCAGTATTGCGTCTGCGGCTTCGTCGCTTAGGGGTTCGTTAGCATCCAAAAAGGTAAGTATGCTTTTTGGGTCGCCTTTGTTTGTGCATTCGGAGATGAGAGTTTTTAGGAGTTCGGTGAAGGATTTGCCGTTTTTCATTCGAGAGAGGTCTTCGTAGACTTCGTCGGATATTGAGATGATTTTTACCATTTGAATCCCTGATTAATATATGTATATATACATGTATATAATGATGGCGGTGGCACTAACAATCAGAAAAATAACCTCAAAATTTTTGCTTCAAAAGAGGGAGGGACAGGGCTCCTCCAATCTCAATTACCTTAGACCCTCCGAAAAAAATAATTCTCTTTTGAAAGATACCCCCAACGTATTTGCATCCTTGAATGCCAAAATTGTCTATAGGGTTGGGTTTTGGGTTAGTTTTCATATTAGTGGGTATGTAGTTGGCGTCAGGTCGGTACATTGAAACGCTGGCACGTTGGCAAGTGGCTGTACGCAATTTCGGGTAGCTTACCATCCTGTTTGGCGTCTATTAGGAGCCTATTTGTATTCTATTAGGAATTCTATGCAGAAACTATAGAGGGGTAGGTGAAATCTGCGCCCTGCACCGTTATGGAGCAAGCATATTTGGAGCCTATTAGAGGTTCTATGCACAAACCTATAGGGGGTAGGTGTTTTCTGCGTCTGCACAGTTGCAGCGCGGGCATATTTGGATTCTAATATTCAACCTATGCAGTAAACCTAAAGGGGTCTATCGTGTTGGCGCATTTTCAAGCCAAAAGCATGTTGACTTTACTGCGACCATATGCTACTACGACCATTACGGAGCTATTGCCCTTTAGGAATGGTCGTGGTAAAAAACGCTAAGGATGCGCTCGACAGCTCCTTGATGGTCGTAGTAAAACCGCCCAGTGTTGCGGGTATGTTTGTGCAAGCGCATTTCAATAATCAGCCATTTTTAATCGCCATTTTAAGTCACAAAATTGTTTATAGGGGCGGGTTCAGGCTTGGCTTGGGTGACGGGCGAAAGAAAAAAACCCTACGGGCCATGCTAGTGCCCAAACTGCATTATGCCAATCAATTGCAAACACAAAGAAAAAAGCCCTTTTAATAGGGGGATAGGTCTACCTGCAAAGCAACAAAACTTTCCCCAATATAAACATCATAATTTTTATTTGCGCTTAAGACGCAGAACCACCAAGACCACAAGAATCGCCAACGCTACCAAGACGCACACAACCAACAAATAGAATGCGTTTGAACCGTTTTCTATTGGCGGAGTTGTGGTTTGCTTCGGCGTCTGCGTAGGCGCCGCAGTCGCAGTCGGTGTTGGTGTCGGCGAAGGCGTTGCTGTCGGCTGAACAGTTGGCACTGGCGTCGGTGTCGCTGACGGCGTTGGAGACGGCGATGGCTCAACACCTAATACCACAACGTTCTTAACCGTGCTGTTTACGCTTCCAAAGGCATTACTAACCGTCAAATTCACATTAAAACTGCCGCTCACAAAAAAAGTATGAACAGCATACGACACATTAAACTTTGCCTGAGTCCCATCGCCAAAATCCCAAGCATACTCAACTAAACCGTCAAGTTGCCCAAAAACAACAAAATTCACAATATCACCAGCATGAACAGTAGAAGGAGACCAAGAAAAATCGACCCCTACAAAGCCCAAAGCCGCCAAAACAGCTGCATAAGCATCAACCAAACCAAAACCATAGTAAATATCTCTATCTTTGCCATCAATAGGTTGCAAATCAACAGCCGTTTCTTGCAAAATCTGCCGAACCTCAACATTACTCAAACTCGGATTCTTCGCCCACACCAATGCAGCAACACCCGAAACAAAAGCCGCGGACATAGAAGTCCCATTACCAACTCCAAGACCATTATTCAAATAAGTGGAATAAATATTCACACCAGGCGCAGCAAGCTCAACCTGCGACCCAACACTAGAAAATGATGCCCTAACATTATTCTCATCAGTAGCCGAAACAGCTATAACCTCATCATACTTAGCAGGAAACGCAATTTGACTATTACCAGTGTTCCCAGCCGAACCAACAAGCAAAATTCCACTGTTATACGCCGCTCGAACAGCGCTAAGCAAAGGAGGAAAATCATTCAAACTCCAACTCATCGAAATTATATCCATACTATTATTCACTGCCCACTCAATACCCAAAATAGCACGCGACAAACTCCCATCACCATTACTATCAATAATTTTCACAGCATAAATCTCAGCATCAGGAGCCACACCAACAACACCAATAGAATTCGACTTAGCCGCAATTATCCCAGCAACCATCGTACCATGACCAAAATCATCCCTCGGATCAGCATCATTATTAACAAAATCATACCCACCATAAACAGTCAAATCATCATGCGGACCAACACCCGAATCCAAAACGGCAACTTTCACTCCGCTACCCGTACTTTGCGCCCAAGCTTGAGGCGCATTAACACGCTCAACCCCCCACGGCATTATCTGAGCGTCTGCTTCTATTTTGTTGTCGGTTTGAATGTAAGCTATCTCGGGATTTTTGCTTAACGTTCCAACGGCTGTCTTGGGCAAAGAAGCGTGCACCGCTGGAATAATAGAGTAAACATCGTGGATTTCGCCACCGCTTTTCTCTATCAACTCAAGGTCTGGCTGATTTGTGAAACCAATGATAACATCAACAAGATTAGCTAAACCAACGGGAACGACGGTAATAGCAAGCGAACTTAAGAGAACTGTCAAAACCAGAACTGCTGCAATAATATTTCGATGCGCCATCCAAGTTCCCAGACAGACACACAAGACTATGTATTAATAAAAAGTTTTGCCAATTCTTTCCCAAACAACCAAAAGCTGAATAGAGAACGAAAATTCTTTAAATCAGATAAAACTATTCAAACCAGAGGAGAATACAACCATATGGAAAGAACAGATAAACCGCTGACCAGAGATGCACTTGTCTCAATGCAAGTAATCGATGCACAAGGACGCTTAATAGGAAAAGTAAAAGACGTTGCCTTCGCAGTTGGCAAAATGGGCATCTCACTAACAGTGGAAAATAAGGAGGGCGAAATCCAAAACATCGGCTGGGAAGAAGTTCAAGCCGCCTCAGACTTCATAATCCTAAAGCCACAGCAAACAGCACAGAGCACATACCAACCACAGCAACAGCAAACTGCCCAAACCGCGACGCAACAAAGCAGTCAACCGCTTTGTCCAACATGCAACAGGCCGTTGACGTGGATTCCACAATACCAGCGATGGTACTGCTATAACGACAAAAAATACGTTTAGCCCCAACTTCATTTTTACCCAATTTTTATCGTCTTACAGCTTATATTTAAGCAACATGGATAGGTCAACACGCAGTTTGGCGCAATATGTTTGTCATAATTGTTTTTTTCGTGACAAAAACACGTAGCTGAACGATTGCAGTTGAAGGTTTTTAGTTAACTAATGCATGTTTAACGTTGAAAACACTTGTTTGTTCTTGGTTTTTTGGCAATGAAAGTTTTTGTGTAATACATGCAGTATAAGCGGTAAGGATGAATATTTGATGAAGGTTGAGGAAGCTAAAGTTCAAGCTAAAAGTCTGCATGAACTTGGTGATTGCAGTAAAGATTTTGGTTGCTCAATAAAAAATACTGCTCAGAGCGCAGGTTCAGCTAGAAAGCTGTGGCGCGAAGGCAACAAATCTAATCTCATCAAGCTTGGCGCAGCCATTTTCGTTTTCCCAGAACCAACACCCGTATGCGAAATCATAGGTGCAGGCGTCATGGCTGCTGGGGTCATACAACAAGGCATAAAAAACCACGGAATATACGCTGAAGACATCACCAAAACGCTCAAAAGAACTATGCGGGAACTGCAAGAAACAAAAAACTGCTTCAAACCATAACAAAAAACGCAGTCATCCTCACCCAACATAACTTCTCATTCAAGACGCTTATGAGCAATAATGAGAAATTTTGTTGCTCTGCCTTAGAGCCCATCCCCCTATTAAAGGACGTAAATCCCTTTTTCTATATTGTTGCCTTGCTACGTATATAGGGTTCTGGGTTCAATTTACTACGTACATTCTAGCATTCCAATCTGCTTGTATTGTACGTAGTAAAGCCTTCGATGTACGTGGTGAAAAAGAGCAGAAAAATGAGCTAACGCATGCACAAGTTGGCAATCCGCGAAAGCAACAGATAAAGCGATATAAGGACAAAAACAAATAATGACAGCACCAGAAGGGAGCCGCAAATGGGTAGCGTAAAAGACTTAGAAGTAATCCAGAAACCAACCCAAACCACCATGGGTATTGGCAGATTCCACTTTTCTGACCGCTACAGCGTTTTTGACTGGGGTGAAATGCCTGACCACATTGACGCTAAAGGCGCGGCACTGTGTCTTATGGGTGCTTACTGCTTTGAACAACTAGAGCAGTTAGGAGTTAGAACTCACTATAGAGGCTTAGTGGACTCAAACGGAAAAGCGGTTAGAGTTGCAGAACTAAAGCAGCCCTCCAGCATCATGGAAGTGGCTCTGGTTAACGTTTACAAACCAAAAACAAGCGTGGTCAATAGCAAAATAATCTACGACTACAGTGCATACACACCTGCCCTCAAAAATTGTCTCATTCCACTTGAAATCATCTACCGCAACGGTTTGCCCGAAGGCTCCTCAGTCTTTAAACGGCTACAACAAGGCAAAGTGACCCTGAAAGACCTTGGTTTAGACCACCAGCCAAAGCCAGGCGAACAGTTAGCCAAACCTATATTTGATGTTAGCACAAAGCTTGAGGAAACTGACCGCTATGTTACTTGGGCGGAAGCGCAGAGAATCGCTGGTTTATCAGAACAAGAATTGTCTGATATTAAGGCTGTGTTGTTAAAAGCTGATGAAACCATAACTGAGGTTGCCTCGAAAGCTGGCTTAAAAAATGAGGATGGCAAAATAGAGTTAGCCTTTGACGAGCAAAGGAGACTCATGGTCGTGGATGTGGTGGGAACGCTTGACGAGTGCAGGTTCACATACGAGGGTGTGCATGTCAGCAAAGAAGTTGCAAGGCAGTTTTACAAGAAAACAAGCTGGTATGACCACGTTGAGCAAGCCAAGAAAGAGGCGGAATCCCAAGGTATTCAGGACTGGAAAGCACTCTCCAAATCACAGCCTCCAAAACTTGACCCTAAACTTAAAAGAATAATCAGCCAAATGTACATGGCAACCGCAAACGAAATGGCAAGCAAGCGCATGTTTGACTCACCCAAGCTTGCTACTGTTGTTAAAGAATATACGCAATATATGAG
Coding sequences:
- the purC gene encoding phosphoribosylaminoimidazolesuccinocarboxamide synthase, with the protein product MGSVKDLEVIQKPTQTTMGIGRFHFSDRYSVFDWGEMPDHIDAKGAALCLMGAYCFEQLEQLGVRTHYRGLVDSNGKAVRVAELKQPSSIMEVALVNVYKPKTSVVNSKIIYDYSAYTPALKNCLIPLEIIYRNGLPEGSSVFKRLQQGKVTLKDLGLDHQPKPGEQLAKPIFDVSTKLEETDRYVTWAEAQRIAGLSEQELSDIKAVLLKADETITEVASKAGLKNEDGKIELAFDEQRRLMVVDVVGTLDECRFTYEGVHVSKEVARQFYKKTSWYDHVEQAKKEAESQGIQDWKALSKSQPPKLDPKLKRIISQMYMATANEMASKRMFDSPKLATVVKEYTQYMSESA
- a CDS encoding PRC-barrel domain-containing protein, which encodes MERTDKPLTRDALVSMQVIDAQGRLIGKVKDVAFAVGKMGISLTVENKEGEIQNIGWEEVQAASDFIILKPQQTAQSTYQPQQQQTAQTATQQSSQPLCPTCNRPLTWIPQYQRWYCYNDKKYV
- a CDS encoding type II toxin-antitoxin system VapC family toxin, translating into MVILDTSVMVDVSRKKKYALDLIASYQEKERVSTTIITQYEMLRGAPESYINYITDLLNRFVILDFGTDALDETVKIYKKLKERGTLINELGIMIAGIAATSNQTLITKDKDFLNLESDKIIVLQKR
- a CDS encoding S8 family serine peptidase is translated as MAHRNIIAAVLVLTVLLSSLAITVVPVGLANLVDVIIGFTNQPDLELIEKSGGEIHDVYSIIPAVHASLPKTAVGTLSKNPEIAYIQTDNKIEADAQIMPWGVERVNAPQAWAQSTGSGVKVAVLDSGVGPHDDLTVYGGYDFVNNDADPRDDFGHGTMVAGIIAAKSNSIGVVGVAPDAEIYAVKIIDSNGDGSLSRAILGIEWAVNNSMDIISMSWSLNDFPPLLSAVRAAYNSGILLVGSAGNTGNSQIAFPAKYDEVIAVSATDENNVRASFSSVGSQVELAAPGVNIYSTYLNNGLGVGNGTSMSAAFVSGVAALVWAKNPSLSNVEVRQILQETAVDLQPIDGKDRDIYYGFGLVDAYAAVLAALGFVGVDFSWSPSTVHAGDIVNFVVFGQLDGLVEYAWDFGDGTQAKFNVSYAVHTFFVSGSFNVNLTVSNAFGSVNSTVKNVVVLGVEPSPSPTPSATPTPVPTVQPTATPSPTPTPTATAAPTQTPKQTTTPPIENGSNAFYLLVVCVLVALAILVVLVVLRLKRK
- a CDS encoding collagen-like protein: MNTLTTQNKKKLFATLTLTILVLSAVLAAIPLASAAPGITTPASGDPFNVGDEVTVSGGGAAPGTYVEVFWENTNPANLLAADYADGAGDYEIDVTIPLAPAGTHYLIVRDPTGTASVDIEVEPKITLSPTTGIPGDVVTVTGTGFSGSATLANRVITITFDGDTMTLTPSPTRSNTSGYFTCTFEVPDLAYGTYDVIADDADAAVDPADAAPFTIGATIALSPTSGPAGAVVTVSGRGFTKVAGTGLTFTIGATPVVEVTPIVTLADGTFTGSIIIPSLTAGPQTVSANDGTYTATATYTISTGAVTTITLTPTTGPQGFTVTISGVRFTAIAGEVVTVTFGAITVGSFVTTASGSFSGTFVVPNLPTGSYTVTATDENALVATKPFTVTNIFVGLTPSSGPTGTVVTVAAYGFTAGHPARISISNINFTGFTTTDLLAGTVTFIIPQVTAGAKTVTITDLTSSEYTTATFTVTAAATATLSPAAQAKGYDVVLTITNFPAGADFTATLSGANSFEELIFDDTTNSTGAFVDTFTVDTAWAIGSYTMTIVTDDSTFTLTLPFAIVTPVININTAATTYNQGDTLSFIATSNLVITGTVTIYDPSARPYDILVIAITTPYGINFICPQRLTQSPLSSDAEIGNWTWEANFGDVTANGVFEVEPKPLPEQGPQGETGPAGPAGPAGATGPAGPAGATGPAGPQGPAGATGAQGPKGDTGATGAQGPAGPAGADGKDAEFVGGPSMPVASLALAVVALIIGLLAAFVAFTLRKKIAV
- a CDS encoding antitoxin VapB family protein, with translation MVKIISISDEVYEDLSRMKNGKSFTELLKTLISECTNKGDPKSILTFLDANEPLSDEAADAILATSEKGRKSASARKSASFA